The sequence GAGAGATCAGCCAAGTCAAAAGTTCTTGAAACTGCCTTGCACCAAGAATCCACCTTCTTCTTCCTCAATTCCTCATCCATGACGGGAAAAAACTTGGTGTCTTTCTTTGTCTTCTCGCCCGAAGAAAATATCTCGTTTTCGGTCCAAACACCAACAGCCAATCCAGCTGCATAAGCGGCTCCAAGAGCAGTAGTCTCTATATCAGCTGGTCTCACCACTGGGGTTCCTAGCAAGTCCGCCTGTACATTTTCAAAAACAACTTCTTTTAGGAATCGATTTTTAACCGTGTTCTAAAGAAAACGTTAGGAACCGGAGTTGCAAGAGAATGATACCTGAATTTGCATCAGTAAATTGTTGACAGTGGCACCACCATCCACTCTAAGTAAAAACTCCCCTTTCTCATTCTTAGCCTCACCCTTCTCTCCAGCATCCTTGCTCATCGAATCCAACACGTCTTTCACTTGAAAACACATGCTCTCCAGCACAGCTCGAGCAATGTGGGATTTGTTTGTAAACCTCGTGATTCCTATACAAACGCCACGAGCATCATCACGCCACCATGGCGCAAACAGACCATTAAACGCAGGTACAAAATATACCCCCCCAGATGAGTCAACCTGCAAAGCCAACTCCTCAATCTCACTTGCAGTCTTGATTATGCCTAGACTGTCCCTAAGCCATTGAACTGCTGCACCAGCTATGGCAATCGAGCCCTCCAGGGCATAGTTAATGGGGGCTTTTGGTCCGAGTTTATAAGACAAGGTGGTCAGAAGCCCATGTTTCGACTGTACACTCTCTTCCCCGGTATTGAGAAGTATAAAAGCCCCGGTGCCATACGTGCTTTTAGCTTCACCTTTCCGGCATGCTTGCCCTACCATTGCTGCATGCTGATCACCGAGGCATCCAGAAATCGGGATGCCAGCTATCGGCCATCCTTTGCTTATATCCCCAATTATCTCAGAGTTGCTAATGATTTTAGGCAAGATCTCAGCGGGGATCCCCAGAGTATTCAAAGTTTGTTTATCCCAATCA comes from Henckelia pumila isolate YLH828 chromosome 4, ASM3356847v2, whole genome shotgun sequence and encodes:
- the LOC140863743 gene encoding glycerol kinase; this translates as MSGEDVFVGSIDQGTTSTRFIIYDRAAQPIGSHQVEFTQFYPQSGWVEHDPVEILESVRLCIAKAVDKTTAAGYNVDSGLKAIGLTNQRETTVVWSKSTGSPLYNAIVWMDARTSAICRKLEKELPGGRTHFVETCGLPISTYFSALKLLWLLENVDAVKEAVKRGDALFGTIDTWLIWNLTGGKEKGLHVTDVSNASRTMLMNLKTLDWDKQTLNTLGIPAEILPKIISNSEIIGDISKGWPIAGIPISGCLGDQHAAMVGQACRKGEAKSTYGTGAFILLNTGEESVQSKHGLLTTLSYKLGPKAPINYALEGSIAIAGAAVQWLRDSLGIIKTASEIEELALQVDSSGGVYFVPAFNGLFAPWWRDDARGVCIGITRFTNKSHIARAVLESMCFQVKDVLDSMSKDAGEKGEAKNEKGEFLLRVDGGATVNNLLMQIQADLLGTPVVRPADIETTALGAAYAAGLAVGVWTENEIFSSGEKTKKDTKFFPVMDEELRKKKVDSWCKAVSRTFDLADLSL